The following is a genomic window from Dama dama isolate Ldn47 chromosome 4, ASM3311817v1, whole genome shotgun sequence.
GGCACCAACCACGGGCACTTGTGCAGAAAGCTGCCAGGGGCGGCCACATTGGTAGCCACGTAGAATGGGATTAAACTCTGTACAAAGATTCCCTTGGAAGCATATTCATACTGCAATGCTCTGCTGAAGTGGTCTAAATACGCCTGTTAAATAAAACAGGAGGGGAAAAGACTGATTTTGTTGGGAACTCAAAAgagatcaagaagaaaaaaaaagacctatggtcattttgggaaaaaaatacagCATAAGCAAACATCAGCTGCTGACACAGAACTCAACAAACTAGACCAAACCATTGTGATAAACATTTTCCTACATGATGACTTCACTTTCCACCTGGGAACAGGTTACCTTAGATGCTGAGAATGCCGCCAGCTGCGGGGTGGGTTTGCAGCAGGAGCCGGAGGAGATGGTGACGATGGCGCCCTTCTTCCTCTCCACCATCCCTGGCAACACGATGTGGACCATGAGGCTGGCCGCGGCAATGTTCACGTTGACGATGTCCCAGAGCGTGTCCTCAGAGACCTGTGTGAAGTACTGTGGATAGGGGTAGAACACACCCACATTATTCACCAGGATGCCAATGTCTCTGTCCTGCAAGGCTTCCCGGATCATGTCATAAATCTCTCGGCCACTGCTGAAGTCCGCGACTATAACGTCAGTCTCCACTTTGTAGGTGTCAGCTATGTCTTTAGCGACCATATGCAGCTTCTCTTGGTTCCGGCTGATCAGGACGATGTTGAGCCCACGGCTGGCCAGCTCCTCTGCATAGGCCCTTCCAATCCCATCCGTGGCACCTACAGGACAAGCCGGGAAAGGGAGCAAACTCATTTCACGGTGCGACCCTTAAAACGGACCTTAAATACCCCGTGTCTGGGTTTAATCAGAGAAGGATTCACACTAGAAATAAACTCAGTTCTGGGAGTAATCAGtcaagcacaaggtggaatccgTAATACAAATGACACGAGCTAATCAAATGCTCGCCCAGACACTCTGACAGGTAGAGGAAGCGCTGCTTTACGTTCGCCAAGGTGACTGTGAGACACAGTGGGAGACTGTTTTCAAAGCCTCATCTGGTCTCAGTGAGTGTCAGAAGGTACTTTCCTAGGAAACAAtggtaaatgaaaatgaaatttaaaagaagggAAGCATTTCTGAAAGTGGTACCAGTTTGTAAGGACACTTTCAAAACAGAGAGCAAGAAGGAAAAGCAAGCAGCAGGAAGGCGGGGCTGGATGGGGAACAGGAGGTGACAGAAGAAGGACAAAGTCACAGGGAAACACCTTCCAAGATGAGTGGTGAGAAATGTGCACATAATCCTAACAGaggaagttttatttctttatcccATGAAAACATGATTAAATTCAGTAAGTCCCTGAATGAAGCATCCAACTTATAACACAGATCAAACGGGAAAGATGACTTCGTTTTTAAATCAGGCAAGAAATGAAATCTCATCTCTTACCACTCACGACCGCCCATCTTCCATACTGCTTGATCAGGTCCGCTCTGCTCACCAGGCGCGGGATGAAATGCAGCCTGATGAGGCTATAGAAGTCACAGACGACGGTGATGCTTTTTCTGGCCGTGTACCAGGCTCCAACCAAGGCGAGGGCTTCCATGTAGCAGTTGCAAGACCTTGCGATTTCCCTGTACAAGAGGTAGAAGCTGTCGACGGCAGCCATGGCAGCCTGCAGGGGCGGGAAGCGAGAGAGGTGGT
Proteins encoded in this region:
- the HSDL1 gene encoding inactive hydroxysteroid dehydrogenase-like protein 1; this translates as MAAVDSFYLLYREIARSCNCYMEALALVGAWYTARKSITVVCDFYSLIRLHFIPRLVSRADLIKQYGRWAVVSGATDGIGRAYAEELASRGLNIVLISRNQEKLHMVAKDIADTYKVETDVIVADFSSGREIYDMIREALQDRDIGILVNNVGVFYPYPQYFTQVSEDTLWDIVNVNIAAASLMVHIVLPGMVERKKGAIVTISSGSCCKPTPQLAAFSASKAYLDHFSRALQYEYASKGIFVQSLIPFYVATNVAAPGSFLHKCPWLVPSPKVYAHHAVSTLGISKRTTGYWSHSIQFLFAQYMPEWLWVWGANILNRSLRKEALSCKA